One window from the genome of Ananas comosus cultivar F153 linkage group 13, ASM154086v1, whole genome shotgun sequence encodes:
- the LOC109719330 gene encoding uncharacterized protein LOC109719330 isoform X2, which translates to MAAKRDRTKAFASTAASGNPNPSAESKEDKSREEGEISSGDEDAVGFIPPHIVLIGSHGPSVSTTSTEPSRITLGYSLSKTIKIGNNSTVGNVPLQKQSYSRNFRMKQTPFKGTNNRSLCWQKKSTDDDLVISFSDDDSGSDSGKLKPKTEPTIQKKDIATRAGTHIFPMISAQEKTKVARQEAGHNISQISKSGFASQAYISSIPRNAGTNTVGTSKDPHIIKKNTAAIKTSTNQVNENACHANSAENRLESLRHEIAQRENELRVQKKSLATSAERNSYSPTKLSGQCMDKAVELPPSGQPMKRQKLEPQHYNIQSLKLTSTTSLSKNNEQHMQKSSYLEEDGCLVRTNSKGDCQGNETTKNHTVLSKVQHAGEDNGTWLPTKDFVSSVSDGLLSKQQNSSVVAGKCVHSRKDVVLPDSSKLLNQSQCLMKMASGLESADLLTCTDQGDIPLEGTIQSLMDLEELQDRELEEAQEHRRRCELEERRALKAYRNAQRALIKASERCGILYRNRELFSGRLHGLIMENFWQNHRETMLEPLKYVPKDSHDFLSMLSEKIPGEQMLERLSKKSNIQCSDTLPQQRNGHESTSDQCCEPDASTSDPKDDEENFTSDRIESRTTSHGNFENHVDEIVDVACEENELLEAALRSELVARMGNRKSSEVTNVSNIKCPIDKATGTEQERPAALLEQQFLGEEENDMTACEGTSMPVRTINQISAQLHSHSPGNVTSGNGISKVIETEDNSSSVKDVPDVTQDCTGAFNPRCSLKTQMDCNTFDPKIDPFWPFCIYELRGKCYDEECPWQHAKSYSWRKSKTEGQISCGLFQHLMPVPIYHVGSNLIKDDSYLSCSMLARSIWQYWQRGFCASFPLPFSVLRILPPDAPFLPIGDGSIADYDRNRQLFNFRGQGGNMKKPTQRLPDSEQSLELALDFSCGKVYKADRKKISRAIEADPHSAVLWIVYLHIYYQKEREIGNDDMFLHAVQNCGSSYELWLMYINSRVNFDDRLNAYNGALSALCSMKVTCNTEIKDRSAVVLDVFLQMVDFLCMSGRVEKAISRIHRFIPGKNSEYSGEKYLTDFLSCLLISDKCIFWVCCTYLLIYQKLPERILEQLELEKELSFKIEWPSAEIAPDKIDQAIELFRHAFDQVALEIDSNSSKEESSSVRAIHFLAISHINCVAALQGIHSAAGLLVNYMGLYPNCAEIFLLSVQFGENYRGDVVLGGFEEVISNWPREVQGIQYLWNQYAEHVLANKGIDFAEKLMTEWFRLFGEVTNPQYRSAGSGEDSLVESENDYPTNAGDDFFWFLNLFLYKSLQKNSSEAQLAIDRALHMAGQKYYKHCLREHAALYFLKEKESPNPDSVCAVLNLLSGYLRDRRTLPVKEPLSRRFYQNIKKLRVKQLMDATLGPVSPDCSLINTVLGACHGPSLLPQKLNEPKDLVDFVESIMGVAPSNYKLALSVYRFTARNFTGEGLMFWAGSILVNSILQVVPVAPESVWLQAANLLGNLGVSEISRRFYQQATSVYPFSRKLWQSYLSLSKTAGNGDSIMEAARERGVELST; encoded by the exons ATGGCGGCGAAGCGCGACCGCACCAAAGCCTTCGCCTCCACGGCCGCGTCGGGAAACCCTAATCCTTCGGCAGAGTCGAAAGAGGACAAATCCCGCGAGGAGGGGGAGATCTCCTCCGGTGACGAAGACGCGGTGGGTTTTATACCCCCTCACATC GTGCTGATTGGTTCGCATGGTCCCAGTGTTAGCACAACATCCACAGAACCCAGTCGTATCACCTTGGGCTACAGCTTGTCTAAAACTATCAAAATAG GAAATAATTCCACTGTTGGTAATGTGCCTCTTCAGAAGCAGAGCTACAGTAGAAACTTTAGAATGAAGCAAACCCCATTTAAGGGTACCAACAATCGAAGTCTTTGTTGGCAGAAGAAAAGCACAGATGATGACCTTGTAATTAGTTTTTCAGATGATGACAGTGGGAGTGACTCTGGAAAATTGAAGCCTAAGACGGAGCCAACCATACAAAAGAAAGACATTGCAACCAGGGCAGGTACACACATCTTTCCTATGATATCAGCACAGGAGAAAACCAAGGTAGCAAGACAAGAAGCAGGTCATAACATAAGTCAGATATCAAAAAGTGGTTTTGCAAGCCAAGCATACATTTCATCTATCCCTAGAAATGCAGGGACCAATACTGTGGGAACTTCAAAGGATCCtcatattattaaaaagaataCTGCTGCCATAAAGACATCAACAAACCAAGTAAATGAGAATGCTTGCCATGCAAATTCTGCAGAAAACAGATTGGAAAGTTTGCGCCATGAAATTGCTCAACGAGAAAATGAATTGAGAGTTCAGAAGAAATCTTTGGCAACTAGTGCGGAAAGGAATTCATATTCACCTACCAAGCTGTCAGGGCAGTGTATGGATAAGGCTGTAGAATTGCCACCTAGTGGTCAACCAATGAAACGCCAGAAGCTTGAACCGCAGCATTACAATATTCAAAGCTTAAAGTTGACTTCCACCACTTCTCTATCCAAGAACAATGAACAACATATGCAAAAAAGTAGCTATCTTGAGGAAGATGGGTGCTTAGTGAGAACAAACTCAAAAGGTGACTGCCAAGGTAATGAAACAACTAAAAATCATACGGTATTATCCAAAGTGCAGCATGCAGGAGAAGATAATGGCACTTGGCTGCCTACCAAGGATTTTGTCTCTTCTGTATCTGATGGTTTGCTGTCTAAGCAGCAGAATAGTAGTGTGGTTGCTGGCAAATGTGTTCATTCCAGGAAGGATGTTGTGCTACCTGATTCTTCCAAGCTGTTAAATCAAAGTCAATGCTTGATGAAAATGGCATCTGGTTTGGAG AGTGCAGATCTCTTGACTTGTACTGATCAGGGAGACATCCCTCTTGAGGGGACTATACAATCTTTAATGGACTTGGAGGAACTTCAAGACAGGGAGTTGGAAGAGGCTCAGGAGCATCGGCGCAGGTGCGAACTTGAAGAAAGACGAGCACTTAAAGCCTATCGTAATGCGCAAAGAGCTTTAATCAAAGCCAGTGAGAGATGTGGCATTCTCTATAGGAATAGAGAACTATTTTCCGGCAGGCTTCATGGCTTAATAATGGAGAACTTTTGGCAGAACCACAGAGAAACTATGTTGGAACCCTTAAAGTATGTTCCCAAAGATAGCCATGATTTTCTATCTATGTTGAGTGAGAAGATACCTGGGGAGCAAATGTTAGAACGGTTGAGTAAAAAGTCTAACATTCAATGCTCTGATACTCTTCCTCAACAACGGAACGGACATGAGTCTACGTCTGACCAGTGCTGTGAGCCTGATGCTAGTACATCAGATCCTAAGGATGATGAAGAAAACTTTACTTCGGATAGAATTGAATCAAGAACAACCAGTCATGGCAATTTTGAAAATCATGTAGACGAAATTGTGGATGTGGCTTGTGAAGAAAATGAGCTTCTGGAAGCTGCCTTGAGGTCCGAACTAGTAGCACGGATGGGTAATAGAAAATCATCTGAAGTTACTAATGTAAGCAACATCAAATGCCCTATTGATAAAGCAACAGGGACTGAACAGGAAAGGCCTGCTGCTTTGCTTGAACAGCAGTTTCTGGGGGAAGAGGAAAATGACATGACAGCATGTGAAG GTACATCAATGCCTGTAAGAACCATTAACCAGATATCTGCACAGCTACATAGCCATTCTCCTGGCAATGTTACCTCCGGTAATGGCATCAGTAAAGTTATAGAAACTGAAGATAATAGCTCCTCCGTGAAAG ATGTGCCTGATGTTACACAAGATTGTACAGGAGCATTTAACCCAAGATGCTCTCTAAAAACTCAAATGGATTGTAATACATTTGACCCTAAAATTGATCCATTCTGGCCCTTCTGCATTTATGAACTTCGAGGAAAATGTTATGATGAAGAATGTCCTTGGCAGCATGCCAAAAGCTATTCTTGGAGAAAGTCAAAAACAGAAG GCCAGATTTCTTGTGGTCTATTTCAGCATCTTATGCCTGTACCTATATATCATGTTGGTTCAAATCTTATAAAAGATGATTCATACTTATCATGCTCCATGCTGGCTCGCAGTATCTGGCAATATTGGCAAAGGGGGTTTTGCGCTTCCTTTCCTTTACCCTTTTCTGTTCTAAGAATTCTTCCACCAGATGCACCATTCTTACCAATTGGTGATGGTTCCATTGCAGATTATGATAGAAACAGGCAGTTGTTCAATTTCCGAGGTCAGGGTGGTAATATG AAGAAACCCACACAAAGGTTACCTGATTCTGAACAATCCTTGGAGCTGGCACTTGATTTTTCTTGTGGAAAGGTCTATAAAGCAGACAGGAAGAAG ATATCACGAGCTATTGAGGCTGATCCTCATTCTGCTGTTCTGTGGATTGTCTATCTGCACATTTACTatcaaaaagagagagaaattgggAACGACGATATGTTTCTGCATGCG GTGCAAAACTGTGGATCTTCCTACGAGCTGTGGCTTATGTATATAAACAGTCGGGTAAATTTTGATGACCGTCTGAATGCTTATAATGGTGCTTTGAGTGCACTCTGTTCTATGAAAGTGACCTGCAACACAGAAATCAAAGATAGAAGTGCTGTCGTCTTAGACGTTTTCTTGCAGATGGTTGATTTCTTATGCATGAGTGGCAGAGTAGAGAAAGCCATTTCTCGAATCCACAGATTTATTCCAGGGAAAAATTCTGAATATTCTGGTGAGAAATATCTAACAGATTTCCTCTCTTGCTTGCTAATCTCTGACAAGTGTATATTCTGGGTTTGTTGTACATACCTATTGATATACCAGAAACTCCCAGAAAGAATTTTAGAACAGCTTGAGTTAGAGAAAGAACTGTCTTTCAAGATAGAATGGCCTTCTGCTGAAATAGCGCCAGATAAGATAGACCAGGCGATAGAACTGTTCAGACATGCATTTGATCAGGTAGCTTTAGAAATTGATTCGAATTCATCCAAAGAAGAATCATCTTCTGTGAGGGCAATTCATTTTCTTGCTATTAGTCACATTAATTGTGTGGCCGCACTACAAGGTATACACTCTGCAGCCGGTTTGTTGGTTAACTACATGGGTTTGTACCCAAATTGTGCtgaaatttttcttctttcagtTCAATTTGGGGAGAATTATAGAGGAGATGTCGTGTTGGGAGGGTTTGAAGAGGTTATCTCTAATTGGCCTAGAGAAGTACAAGGTATTCAATATCTTTGGAATCAATATGCTGAACATGTTTTGGCAAACAAAGGAATTGATTTTGCCGAAAAATTGATGACAGAGTGGTTTCGGTTATTTGGAGAAGTTACAAATCCTCAATATAGGAGCGCAGGAAGTGGAGAAGATAGCTTAGTAGAGTCTGAAAATGATTATCCGACCAATGCTGGAGACGATTTCTTTTGGTTTCTAAATCTTTTTCTGTACAAAAGCCTGCAGAAGAATTCATCAGAAGCTCAACTTGCTATCGATAGAGCCCTACATATGGCAGGTCAGAAATACTATAAACACTGTTTAAGAGAGCATGCTGCATTATATTttctaaaagaaaaggaatcCCCAAACCCTGATTCAGTTTGCGCCGTATTGAATCTTCTTAGTGGATACCTCAGAGATCGACGAACTTTGCCTGTAAAAGAACCACTGTCAAGAAGATTCTACCAAAATATTAAGAAGCTTAGGGTAAAGCAGTTGATGGATGCCACTCTGGGTCCAGTTTCGCCAGATTGTTCTTTGATAAACACTGTTCTAGGAGCATGTCATGGCCCGTCACTCCTCCCGCAGAAGTTAAATGAGCCAAAGGACCTGGTCGATTTTGTTGAGTCCATCATGGGAGTTGCTCCGTCAAACTATAAATTAGCTTTGTCAGTGTACAGATTCACAGCTAGAAATTTCACTGGTGAGGGCCTTATGTTTTGGGCAGGCTCTATTTTGGTTAATTCGATACTTCAGGTTGTGCCAGTAGCTCCAGAATCAGTGTGGTTACAAGCAGCTAATTTGTTAGGAAATCTAGGGGTTTCAGAGATTTCCAGAAGGTTTTATCAGCAGGCGACGTCGGTCTATCCTTTCTCTCGCAAGTTGTGGCAGTCATATTTGAGTCTCTCTAAGACTGCTGGAAATGGAGATAGTATTATGGAAGCAGCAAGAGAAAGAGGGGTTGAACTCTCGACCTAA
- the LOC109719330 gene encoding uncharacterized protein LOC109719330 isoform X4, whose translation MAAKRDRTKAFASTAASGNPNPSAESKEDKSREEGEISSGDEDAVGFIPPHIVLIGSHGPSVSTTSTEPSRITLGYSLSKTIKIGNNSTVGNVPLQKQSYSRNFRMKQTPFKGTNNRSLCWQKKSTDDDLVISFSDDDSGSDSGKLKPKTEPTIQKKDIATRAGTHIFPMISAQEKTKVARQEAGHNISQISKSGFASQAYISSIPRNAGTNTVGTSKDPHIIKKNTAAIKTSTNQVNENACHANSAENRLESLRHEIAQRENELRVQKKSLATSAERNSYSPTKLSGQCMDKAVELPPSGQPMKRQKLEPQHYNIQSLKLTSTTSLSKNNEQHMQKSSYLEEDGCLVRTNSKGDCQGNETTKNHTVLSKVQHAGEDNGTWLPTKDFVSSVSDGLLSKQQNSSVVAGKCVHSRKDVVLPDSSKLLNQSQCLMKMASGLEGDIPLEGTIQSLMDLEELQDRELEEAQEHRRRCELEERRALKAYRNAQRALIKASERCGILYRNRELFSGRLHGLIMENFWQNHRETMLEPLKYVPKDSHDFLSMLSEKIPGEQMLERLSKKSNIQCSDTLPQQRNGHESTSDQCCEPDASTSDPKDDEENFTSDRIESRTTSHGNFENHVDEIVDVACEENELLEAALRSELVARMGNRKSSEVTNVSNIKCPIDKATGTEQERPAALLEQQFLGEEENDMTACEGTSMPVRTINQISAQLHSHSPGNVTSGNGISKVIETEDNSSSVKDVPDVTQDCTGAFNPRCSLKTQMDCNTFDPKIDPFWPFCIYELRGKCYDEECPWQHAKSYSWRKSKTEGQISCGLFQHLMPVPIYHVGSNLIKDDSYLSCSMLARSIWQYWQRGFCASFPLPFSVLRILPPDAPFLPIGDGSIADYDRNRQLFNFRGQGGNMKKPTQRLPDSEQSLELALDFSCGKVYKADRKKALSQISRAIEADPHSAVLWIVYLHIYYQKEREIGNDDMFLHAVQNCGSSYELWLMYINSRVNFDDRLNAYNGALSALCSMKVTCNTEIKDRSAVVLDVFLQMVDFLCMSGRVEKAISRIHRFIPGKNSEYSGEKYLTDFLSCLLISDKCIFWVCCTYLLIYQKLPERILEQLELEKELSFKIEWPSAEIAPDKIDQAIELFRHAFDQVALEIDSNSSKEESSSVRAIHFLAISHINCVAALQGIHSAAGLLVNYMGLYPNCAEIFLLSVQFGENYRGDVVLGGFEEVISNWPREVQGIQYLWNQYAEHVLANKGIDFAEKLMTEWFRLFGEVTNPQYRSAGSGEDSLVESENDYPTNAGDDFFWFLNLFLYKSLQKNSSEAQLAIDRALHMAGQKYYKHCLREHAALYFLKEKESPNPDSVCAVLNLLSGYLRDRRTLPVKEPLSRRFYQNIKKLRVKQLMDATLGPVSPDCSLINTVLGACHGPSLLPQKLNEPKDLVDFVESIMGVAPSNYKLALSVYRFTARNFTGEGLMFWAGSILVNSILQVVPVAPESVWLQAANLLGNLGVSEISRRFYQQATSVYPFSRKLWQSYLSLSKTAGNGDSIMEAARERGVELST comes from the exons ATGGCGGCGAAGCGCGACCGCACCAAAGCCTTCGCCTCCACGGCCGCGTCGGGAAACCCTAATCCTTCGGCAGAGTCGAAAGAGGACAAATCCCGCGAGGAGGGGGAGATCTCCTCCGGTGACGAAGACGCGGTGGGTTTTATACCCCCTCACATC GTGCTGATTGGTTCGCATGGTCCCAGTGTTAGCACAACATCCACAGAACCCAGTCGTATCACCTTGGGCTACAGCTTGTCTAAAACTATCAAAATAG GAAATAATTCCACTGTTGGTAATGTGCCTCTTCAGAAGCAGAGCTACAGTAGAAACTTTAGAATGAAGCAAACCCCATTTAAGGGTACCAACAATCGAAGTCTTTGTTGGCAGAAGAAAAGCACAGATGATGACCTTGTAATTAGTTTTTCAGATGATGACAGTGGGAGTGACTCTGGAAAATTGAAGCCTAAGACGGAGCCAACCATACAAAAGAAAGACATTGCAACCAGGGCAGGTACACACATCTTTCCTATGATATCAGCACAGGAGAAAACCAAGGTAGCAAGACAAGAAGCAGGTCATAACATAAGTCAGATATCAAAAAGTGGTTTTGCAAGCCAAGCATACATTTCATCTATCCCTAGAAATGCAGGGACCAATACTGTGGGAACTTCAAAGGATCCtcatattattaaaaagaataCTGCTGCCATAAAGACATCAACAAACCAAGTAAATGAGAATGCTTGCCATGCAAATTCTGCAGAAAACAGATTGGAAAGTTTGCGCCATGAAATTGCTCAACGAGAAAATGAATTGAGAGTTCAGAAGAAATCTTTGGCAACTAGTGCGGAAAGGAATTCATATTCACCTACCAAGCTGTCAGGGCAGTGTATGGATAAGGCTGTAGAATTGCCACCTAGTGGTCAACCAATGAAACGCCAGAAGCTTGAACCGCAGCATTACAATATTCAAAGCTTAAAGTTGACTTCCACCACTTCTCTATCCAAGAACAATGAACAACATATGCAAAAAAGTAGCTATCTTGAGGAAGATGGGTGCTTAGTGAGAACAAACTCAAAAGGTGACTGCCAAGGTAATGAAACAACTAAAAATCATACGGTATTATCCAAAGTGCAGCATGCAGGAGAAGATAATGGCACTTGGCTGCCTACCAAGGATTTTGTCTCTTCTGTATCTGATGGTTTGCTGTCTAAGCAGCAGAATAGTAGTGTGGTTGCTGGCAAATGTGTTCATTCCAGGAAGGATGTTGTGCTACCTGATTCTTCCAAGCTGTTAAATCAAAGTCAATGCTTGATGAAAATGGCATCTGGTTTGGAG GGAGACATCCCTCTTGAGGGGACTATACAATCTTTAATGGACTTGGAGGAACTTCAAGACAGGGAGTTGGAAGAGGCTCAGGAGCATCGGCGCAGGTGCGAACTTGAAGAAAGACGAGCACTTAAAGCCTATCGTAATGCGCAAAGAGCTTTAATCAAAGCCAGTGAGAGATGTGGCATTCTCTATAGGAATAGAGAACTATTTTCCGGCAGGCTTCATGGCTTAATAATGGAGAACTTTTGGCAGAACCACAGAGAAACTATGTTGGAACCCTTAAAGTATGTTCCCAAAGATAGCCATGATTTTCTATCTATGTTGAGTGAGAAGATACCTGGGGAGCAAATGTTAGAACGGTTGAGTAAAAAGTCTAACATTCAATGCTCTGATACTCTTCCTCAACAACGGAACGGACATGAGTCTACGTCTGACCAGTGCTGTGAGCCTGATGCTAGTACATCAGATCCTAAGGATGATGAAGAAAACTTTACTTCGGATAGAATTGAATCAAGAACAACCAGTCATGGCAATTTTGAAAATCATGTAGACGAAATTGTGGATGTGGCTTGTGAAGAAAATGAGCTTCTGGAAGCTGCCTTGAGGTCCGAACTAGTAGCACGGATGGGTAATAGAAAATCATCTGAAGTTACTAATGTAAGCAACATCAAATGCCCTATTGATAAAGCAACAGGGACTGAACAGGAAAGGCCTGCTGCTTTGCTTGAACAGCAGTTTCTGGGGGAAGAGGAAAATGACATGACAGCATGTGAAG GTACATCAATGCCTGTAAGAACCATTAACCAGATATCTGCACAGCTACATAGCCATTCTCCTGGCAATGTTACCTCCGGTAATGGCATCAGTAAAGTTATAGAAACTGAAGATAATAGCTCCTCCGTGAAAG ATGTGCCTGATGTTACACAAGATTGTACAGGAGCATTTAACCCAAGATGCTCTCTAAAAACTCAAATGGATTGTAATACATTTGACCCTAAAATTGATCCATTCTGGCCCTTCTGCATTTATGAACTTCGAGGAAAATGTTATGATGAAGAATGTCCTTGGCAGCATGCCAAAAGCTATTCTTGGAGAAAGTCAAAAACAGAAG GCCAGATTTCTTGTGGTCTATTTCAGCATCTTATGCCTGTACCTATATATCATGTTGGTTCAAATCTTATAAAAGATGATTCATACTTATCATGCTCCATGCTGGCTCGCAGTATCTGGCAATATTGGCAAAGGGGGTTTTGCGCTTCCTTTCCTTTACCCTTTTCTGTTCTAAGAATTCTTCCACCAGATGCACCATTCTTACCAATTGGTGATGGTTCCATTGCAGATTATGATAGAAACAGGCAGTTGTTCAATTTCCGAGGTCAGGGTGGTAATATG AAGAAACCCACACAAAGGTTACCTGATTCTGAACAATCCTTGGAGCTGGCACTTGATTTTTCTTGTGGAAAGGTCTATAAAGCAGACAGGAAGAAG GCTCTTTCACAGATATCACGAGCTATTGAGGCTGATCCTCATTCTGCTGTTCTGTGGATTGTCTATCTGCACATTTACTatcaaaaagagagagaaattgggAACGACGATATGTTTCTGCATGCG GTGCAAAACTGTGGATCTTCCTACGAGCTGTGGCTTATGTATATAAACAGTCGGGTAAATTTTGATGACCGTCTGAATGCTTATAATGGTGCTTTGAGTGCACTCTGTTCTATGAAAGTGACCTGCAACACAGAAATCAAAGATAGAAGTGCTGTCGTCTTAGACGTTTTCTTGCAGATGGTTGATTTCTTATGCATGAGTGGCAGAGTAGAGAAAGCCATTTCTCGAATCCACAGATTTATTCCAGGGAAAAATTCTGAATATTCTGGTGAGAAATATCTAACAGATTTCCTCTCTTGCTTGCTAATCTCTGACAAGTGTATATTCTGGGTTTGTTGTACATACCTATTGATATACCAGAAACTCCCAGAAAGAATTTTAGAACAGCTTGAGTTAGAGAAAGAACTGTCTTTCAAGATAGAATGGCCTTCTGCTGAAATAGCGCCAGATAAGATAGACCAGGCGATAGAACTGTTCAGACATGCATTTGATCAGGTAGCTTTAGAAATTGATTCGAATTCATCCAAAGAAGAATCATCTTCTGTGAGGGCAATTCATTTTCTTGCTATTAGTCACATTAATTGTGTGGCCGCACTACAAGGTATACACTCTGCAGCCGGTTTGTTGGTTAACTACATGGGTTTGTACCCAAATTGTGCtgaaatttttcttctttcagtTCAATTTGGGGAGAATTATAGAGGAGATGTCGTGTTGGGAGGGTTTGAAGAGGTTATCTCTAATTGGCCTAGAGAAGTACAAGGTATTCAATATCTTTGGAATCAATATGCTGAACATGTTTTGGCAAACAAAGGAATTGATTTTGCCGAAAAATTGATGACAGAGTGGTTTCGGTTATTTGGAGAAGTTACAAATCCTCAATATAGGAGCGCAGGAAGTGGAGAAGATAGCTTAGTAGAGTCTGAAAATGATTATCCGACCAATGCTGGAGACGATTTCTTTTGGTTTCTAAATCTTTTTCTGTACAAAAGCCTGCAGAAGAATTCATCAGAAGCTCAACTTGCTATCGATAGAGCCCTACATATGGCAGGTCAGAAATACTATAAACACTGTTTAAGAGAGCATGCTGCATTATATTttctaaaagaaaaggaatcCCCAAACCCTGATTCAGTTTGCGCCGTATTGAATCTTCTTAGTGGATACCTCAGAGATCGACGAACTTTGCCTGTAAAAGAACCACTGTCAAGAAGATTCTACCAAAATATTAAGAAGCTTAGGGTAAAGCAGTTGATGGATGCCACTCTGGGTCCAGTTTCGCCAGATTGTTCTTTGATAAACACTGTTCTAGGAGCATGTCATGGCCCGTCACTCCTCCCGCAGAAGTTAAATGAGCCAAAGGACCTGGTCGATTTTGTTGAGTCCATCATGGGAGTTGCTCCGTCAAACTATAAATTAGCTTTGTCAGTGTACAGATTCACAGCTAGAAATTTCACTGGTGAGGGCCTTATGTTTTGGGCAGGCTCTATTTTGGTTAATTCGATACTTCAGGTTGTGCCAGTAGCTCCAGAATCAGTGTGGTTACAAGCAGCTAATTTGTTAGGAAATCTAGGGGTTTCAGAGATTTCCAGAAGGTTTTATCAGCAGGCGACGTCGGTCTATCCTTTCTCTCGCAAGTTGTGGCAGTCATATTTGAGTCTCTCTAAGACTGCTGGAAATGGAGATAGTATTATGGAAGCAGCAAGAGAAAGAGGGGTTGAACTCTCGACCTAA